A stretch of Schaalia odontolytica DNA encodes these proteins:
- a CDS encoding enterochelin esterase domain-containing protein, which translates to MAFEQASFSRTGFCRLRWEASDGIYRYADGLPIVGPRLVVDGVDAVRVTFQWGAQAAADCYVILNTITDRAREHLDDFRMSVGSGHGDARALVCALPADAILSYQKVIVGPSGLDPAVLRDMGEWIRFLEEASPDESNPLRVVNGRGAAASLFVGPDARVVWPSEDLSAPWMRAPREHEIGTRISARLGHTRQRRIVMYDGEADPTCTLILFDGEIWRGNGVGWLTRRYPGLRVVTIDAGDLDEREAELTDADRVGALLQAVCDEAGAGPVMVAGQSYGGLAVLEAALRSDLPLDCAVAQSPSLWWGGARRGIGEGMLMGDLRAGSVEPRRNVRLRLQVGTLEETMRPVVDDCVELLRSQGTAVELDHYCSGHDVAWWREGLVRALDEWDPLTC; encoded by the coding sequence GTGGCATTCGAGCAGGCGTCTTTTTCGCGCACCGGTTTTTGCCGGCTGCGCTGGGAGGCGTCGGACGGCATCTATCGTTACGCCGACGGGCTTCCGATCGTCGGACCTCGGCTCGTCGTCGATGGGGTCGACGCCGTACGCGTGACCTTCCAGTGGGGTGCCCAGGCTGCGGCTGATTGCTACGTCATCCTCAACACGATTACGGATCGGGCGCGCGAGCATCTCGACGACTTTCGCATGTCGGTGGGGTCCGGGCACGGGGATGCTCGGGCGCTCGTGTGCGCGCTTCCCGCGGATGCGATCCTCAGCTACCAGAAGGTGATCGTCGGTCCGTCGGGCCTCGACCCCGCGGTGCTCAGGGACATGGGGGAGTGGATACGATTCCTTGAGGAAGCATCCCCGGATGAATCGAATCCCCTGAGAGTCGTGAACGGGCGAGGCGCTGCCGCCTCACTCTTCGTTGGGCCCGATGCGCGGGTGGTGTGGCCGTCGGAGGACCTGTCAGCGCCTTGGATGCGTGCTCCGCGAGAACATGAGATTGGTACGCGTATCAGTGCCCGGCTGGGGCACACACGGCAGCGGCGGATCGTCATGTATGACGGCGAGGCGGATCCGACGTGCACGCTCATCCTCTTCGATGGCGAGATTTGGCGGGGTAACGGCGTCGGCTGGTTGACTCGGCGTTATCCCGGCCTGCGCGTCGTGACGATCGACGCGGGAGATCTGGACGAGCGCGAGGCGGAGTTGACCGATGCGGATCGCGTCGGTGCTCTACTGCAGGCAGTGTGTGATGAGGCGGGTGCGGGGCCCGTAATGGTCGCAGGCCAGTCCTACGGCGGTCTGGCTGTGTTGGAAGCGGCGCTACGCAGTGATCTTCCCCTCGATTGTGCGGTCGCCCAGTCTCCGTCACTGTGGTGGGGAGGCGCGCGACGAGGCATTGGTGAAGGAATGTTGATGGGTGACCTGCGTGCGGGGTCGGTGGAGCCGCGCCGGAATGTGCGGCTACGGCTGCAGGTGGGCACGCTGGAAGAGACGATGCGTCCGGTGGTGGACGACTGCGTCGAGCTCCTGCGGAGTCAGGGCACAGCCGTGGAGCTCGACCATTATTGCAGTGGGCATGATGTGGCATGGTGGCGCGAAGGCCTCGTCCGCGCCCTTGATGAATGGGACCCTCTCACATGCTGA
- a CDS encoding L-threonylcarbamoyladenylate synthase encodes MSYVEMHPENPQARLVNTVVDLLERGGTIALPTDSGYAIATKAGNKAGMDTIRAIRKLDDKHNFSLLCHSFAQLGELVIIDNHEFRTMKALTPGPYTFILRGTKEVPRIMLNKKKHTVGVRIPDHVITQTIVEALGEPLACSTLIMPGEEEPLTDGFDVDDRIGHQVDLVVVGPVGVAEPTTVIDFAGGDAVVARVGAGDISLFD; translated from the coding sequence ATGTCGTACGTCGAGATGCACCCTGAGAATCCGCAGGCACGTTTGGTCAACACGGTCGTTGACCTGCTGGAACGCGGCGGTACGATCGCGCTGCCTACCGACTCCGGCTATGCGATCGCCACGAAGGCGGGCAACAAGGCAGGTATGGACACGATCCGTGCCATCCGTAAGCTCGATGACAAGCACAACTTCTCGTTGCTGTGTCACTCGTTTGCGCAGCTGGGCGAGCTCGTGATCATCGATAATCACGAGTTCCGCACCATGAAGGCGCTCACCCCCGGACCCTACACGTTCATCCTGCGGGGGACCAAGGAGGTCCCGCGCATCATGCTGAACAAGAAGAAGCACACGGTGGGCGTGCGTATCCCCGATCATGTCATTACGCAGACGATCGTCGAGGCGCTGGGTGAGCCCCTGGCCTGTTCGACGCTCATCATGCCGGGCGAGGAAGAGCCGCTGACGGACGGCTTCGACGTGGATGATCGCATCGGACACCAGGTTGATCTGGTGGTTGTGGGTCCCGTGGGCGTCGCCGAGCCGACCACGGTCATTGACTTTGCTGGCGGGGACGCTGTCGTCGCGCGCGTCGGTGCGGGCGACATTTCGCTCTTCGACTGA
- the aspS gene encoding aspartate--tRNA ligase has product MLRTHNIGTLGTDLVGQTVTLTGWVDRRRDHGGVAFIDLRDASGIAQVVVRDERVAHELRSEFVLKVTGEVCARPEGNENPHLATGAIEVMGDDIEILNTSAPLPFQVSSNAEDSGNVGEETRLKYRYLDLRREPEQYAIRLRSKVSRAAREALYARDFVEIETPTLTRSTPEGARDFIVPARLSPGSWYALPQSPQLFKQLLMVAGMERYFQIARCYRDEDFRADRQPEFTQLDIEMSFVDQDDVIEVAEDVLKNVWALIGYDLSTPIPRMTYKDAMERYGSDKPDLRFGLELTELTEYFKDTTFRVFQAPYVGAVVMPGGGSQPRRTFDKWQEWAKARGAKGLAYVTIAEDGTLGGPVAKNITEAEREGLAAATGANPGDCIFFAAGKPTPSRELLGAARLEIGKRCDLIDPDAWAFTWVVDAPLFKPTGDAEAEGDVALGHSAWTAVHHAFTSPKPEWVDSFDKDPGNALAYAYDIVCNGNEIGGGSIRIHRRDIQNRVFNVMGIGEEEAQTQFGFLLDAFKYGAPPHGGVAFGWDRIVSLLTKSDSIRDVIAFPKSGGGFDPLTEAPAPITPAQRKEAGVDAKPKKRGEEASEESEK; this is encoded by the coding sequence GTGCTCCGCACTCACAACATTGGAACCCTCGGCACCGACCTTGTCGGTCAGACTGTGACGCTCACCGGTTGGGTGGATCGTCGTCGCGACCACGGTGGCGTGGCGTTCATCGACCTGCGCGACGCGTCCGGCATCGCCCAGGTTGTCGTCCGCGACGAGCGTGTCGCCCACGAGCTGCGCTCCGAGTTCGTCCTGAAGGTCACCGGCGAGGTCTGCGCTCGCCCCGAGGGCAACGAAAACCCGCACCTGGCCACCGGCGCCATCGAGGTGATGGGCGACGATATCGAAATCCTGAACACCAGCGCACCCCTGCCGTTCCAGGTGTCCTCCAATGCTGAAGATTCCGGCAACGTGGGCGAGGAAACCCGCCTGAAGTACCGCTACCTCGACCTGCGTCGTGAGCCCGAGCAGTACGCGATCCGCCTGCGCTCGAAGGTCTCCCGCGCTGCCCGTGAGGCGCTCTACGCCCGCGACTTCGTCGAGATCGAGACACCGACCCTGACCCGTTCGACCCCCGAGGGCGCCCGCGACTTCATCGTCCCGGCACGTCTGTCGCCCGGCTCCTGGTACGCACTGCCCCAGTCGCCCCAGCTCTTCAAGCAGCTGCTCATGGTGGCTGGCATGGAGCGCTACTTCCAGATTGCGCGCTGCTACCGCGACGAGGACTTCCGCGCCGACCGTCAGCCCGAGTTTACCCAGCTCGACATCGAGATGAGCTTCGTGGACCAGGACGACGTCATTGAGGTCGCTGAGGACGTCCTGAAGAATGTGTGGGCGCTCATCGGTTACGACCTGTCCACGCCGATCCCGCGCATGACCTACAAGGACGCGATGGAGCGCTACGGCTCGGATAAGCCTGACCTGCGCTTCGGCCTCGAGCTCACCGAGCTCACCGAGTACTTCAAGGACACGACGTTCCGCGTGTTCCAGGCTCCCTACGTGGGCGCCGTCGTCATGCCCGGTGGCGGTTCGCAGCCGCGTCGTACCTTCGACAAGTGGCAGGAGTGGGCCAAGGCGCGCGGCGCCAAGGGCCTTGCTTACGTCACGATCGCCGAGGACGGTACACTGGGCGGCCCCGTCGCCAAGAACATCACCGAGGCAGAGCGCGAGGGCCTGGCTGCCGCGACCGGTGCCAACCCCGGCGACTGCATCTTCTTCGCCGCCGGCAAGCCCACCCCCTCGCGTGAGCTGCTCGGCGCGGCCCGCCTTGAGATCGGCAAGCGCTGCGACCTGATCGACCCCGACGCCTGGGCCTTCACCTGGGTCGTCGACGCTCCGCTCTTCAAGCCCACCGGCGACGCCGAGGCCGAGGGCGACGTCGCGCTGGGCCACAGCGCCTGGACCGCCGTCCACCACGCGTTCACCTCGCCCAAGCCCGAATGGGTTGACTCCTTCGACAAGGACCCGGGTAACGCGCTGGCCTACGCCTACGACATCGTCTGCAACGGCAACGAGATCGGCGGCGGCTCTATCCGTATCCACCGCCGTGACATCCAGAACCGCGTGTTCAACGTGATGGGCATCGGCGAGGAGGAAGCCCAGACGCAGTTCGGCTTCCTGCTCGACGCCTTCAAGTACGGCGCCCCGCCGCACGGTGGTGTCGCTTTCGGTTGGGACCGCATCGTCTCCCTGCTGACGAAGTCCGACTCGATCCGCGACGTGATCGCCTTCCCGAAGTCCGGTGGCGGTTTCGACCCGCTGACCGAGGCTCCGGCCCCGATTACGCCCGCGCAGCGTAAGGAAGCTGGCGTCGACGCGAAGCCGAAGAAGCGCGGTGAGGAAGCCTCCGAAGAATCGGAGAAGTGA
- a CDS encoding MFS transporter — translation MPTAEPASPSRTSWTTSEIGLAIGSVLLITLVAFEELAATTIMPAVVQSFDAAAWYPIASGAALATQLSATVVAGALADWKGPRFVLLAGLVLFAVGLVVCAAGTNVVMFVVGRALQGLGGGLLIVPLYVLVGAVASPRHRPSFFASFSLAWVLPSLVGPAIAGHVTQEWGWRYVFGVVPLLVVIAAVPIAYVLRSIPTAQGQRSPMLASLSRDAGLVGIGVMLLQLAGALSSPFAQFGVFALGACITAWALPRLLPRGTFMSRRGMPSAILARLSAMASQVGLAVMIPLILQRVHGWSEASSAWWVTLGSITWAIGAVGQARVHDAHLRRRLPVIGGALMAIGAIPVGALLFPTIPVWVALIGWLFVGLGVGLVHAPLSVMALEVTPEAKHGRVASWLQVADSAGPALELALVSVAMSAWAATATVGGAAYAPYWVIAAVLAILTVVAVTRLRPSSERATGEAASAQSS, via the coding sequence ATGCCAACCGCCGAGCCCGCCTCTCCTTCCCGTACCTCCTGGACGACGTCCGAAATTGGCTTGGCCATCGGGTCGGTTCTCCTCATTACGCTCGTGGCCTTCGAGGAGCTCGCCGCCACGACGATCATGCCCGCAGTCGTCCAGTCTTTTGACGCTGCCGCCTGGTACCCGATCGCCTCGGGCGCGGCGTTGGCGACGCAGCTGAGCGCCACCGTGGTCGCGGGCGCGCTGGCGGATTGGAAGGGACCCCGTTTTGTCCTGCTCGCGGGATTGGTTCTCTTCGCTGTCGGTTTGGTGGTGTGCGCCGCGGGCACAAACGTGGTCATGTTCGTTGTCGGCCGCGCGCTTCAGGGGCTCGGCGGCGGCCTGCTCATCGTCCCGCTCTACGTCCTCGTCGGTGCGGTCGCTTCCCCTCGTCACCGTCCCTCGTTCTTTGCGTCTTTCTCGCTGGCGTGGGTTCTCCCCTCGCTGGTCGGCCCCGCGATCGCAGGCCACGTGACCCAGGAGTGGGGATGGCGCTACGTCTTTGGCGTCGTTCCGCTCTTGGTTGTGATCGCAGCGGTCCCGATTGCCTACGTCCTGCGCTCGATCCCGACTGCACAGGGCCAGCGCTCCCCCATGCTCGCGTCCCTCTCGCGAGACGCCGGGCTTGTCGGAATTGGCGTCATGCTGCTCCAGCTTGCGGGCGCCCTGTCCTCGCCTTTCGCGCAGTTCGGGGTCTTCGCCCTCGGCGCGTGCATCACCGCCTGGGCACTGCCCCGCCTCCTGCCGCGCGGAACGTTCATGTCCCGCCGCGGCATGCCCTCGGCGATCCTTGCAAGGCTGAGCGCGATGGCCTCGCAGGTCGGCCTCGCAGTCATGATCCCGCTCATCCTCCAGCGCGTGCACGGATGGTCCGAGGCCTCCTCCGCCTGGTGGGTCACACTCGGGTCGATCACATGGGCTATCGGCGCGGTCGGCCAGGCACGCGTTCACGATGCACACCTGCGCCGCCGGCTCCCGGTCATCGGCGGCGCGCTGATGGCCATCGGCGCGATCCCCGTCGGAGCCCTCCTGTTCCCCACGATACCGGTCTGGGTCGCCCTCATCGGCTGGCTGTTCGTCGGCCTCGGCGTCGGTCTCGTTCACGCGCCTCTGTCCGTTATGGCACTCGAGGTGACCCCCGAGGCCAAGCACGGGCGCGTGGCCTCTTGGCTGCAGGTCGCGGATTCGGCAGGACCAGCCCTCGAACTCGCCCTCGTGTCCGTCGCCATGAGCGCGTGGGCCGCCACCGCCACGGTGGGCGGGGCAGCCTACGCTCCCTACTGGGTGATTGCTGCTGTGCTTGCGATCCTCACCGTGGTCGCGGTGACGCGGCTGCGTCCCTCATCGGAACGCGCCACGGGTGAGGCGGCTAGCGCTCAGTCGTCGTAA
- a CDS encoding DEAD/DEAH box helicase, producing MPSDDFTERADDEREMTAIADDIDDLDDDRDLDDDRADEEDTDTVTFASLGLPEEILAAVTDMGFRVPTPIQAAAIPPLLELRDVVGIAQTGTGKTAAFGLPLLAIVDADERNVQALVLAPTRELAMQSAQAIEDFAARTARLDVVPVYGGSPYGPQIGALKRGAQVVVGTPGRVIDLIEKGALDLSHVRMLVLDEADEMLRMGFAEDVETIASSAPDDRLTALFSATMPAAIEKVAREHLKDPVKVAVSTESSTVDTIHQTYAVVPYKHKIGALSRVLATRAQHIKEGQEEADAAIVFVRTRADVEEVSLELSGRGFRAAGISGDVAQTERERMVERLKNGSLDVLVATDVAARGLDVERISLVVNFDVPREPEAYVHRIGRTGRAGREGRALTFFTPREHGRLRRIEKLTGTEMEEVEIPSPAAVSEFRASRLLEGLSARIERGRLDMYKRLLADLGDEISVEDIAAALMATAVGDEGPAPRVEKDRRGNGKIRREEQLDESGEFVGATFEAGRDKDRPLKGGANGARRRGGGRPAPGSGTRYRIEVGKKDRVKPGSIVGAIAGEGGIDGRDIGNIEIYPTFSLVDITADLSSEQLSRISKGYVSGRQLRIRVDEGPGGRSHGDRDGFERRERRDFDRDHRGRGGYGDREGRFGDRDEKRPHRFEKGDGSRPRRSVRTERWEKDIKRARREREGGRDGAWDRDGSRDGGRRHFGKRRYDD from the coding sequence ATGCCCTCTGACGATTTCACGGAACGCGCTGACGACGAGCGTGAGATGACGGCGATTGCCGACGATATTGACGACCTCGACGATGATCGTGACCTCGACGATGACCGCGCGGACGAAGAGGACACGGATACCGTGACCTTCGCGAGCCTCGGCCTGCCCGAGGAGATCCTCGCGGCCGTCACCGACATGGGATTCCGCGTCCCCACCCCGATTCAGGCAGCTGCCATCCCGCCGCTGCTGGAGCTGCGCGACGTTGTCGGCATCGCCCAGACGGGTACCGGAAAGACCGCTGCCTTCGGCCTGCCGCTCCTAGCGATTGTTGACGCGGACGAGCGCAACGTGCAGGCTCTCGTCCTGGCCCCCACGCGCGAGCTCGCGATGCAGAGTGCCCAGGCGATCGAGGATTTCGCCGCACGTACGGCCCGCCTCGACGTCGTCCCCGTCTACGGTGGCTCTCCCTACGGCCCGCAGATCGGTGCGCTCAAGCGTGGCGCTCAGGTCGTCGTCGGCACCCCGGGTCGCGTTATCGACCTCATCGAGAAGGGCGCCCTCGATCTGTCGCACGTGCGTATGCTGGTCCTCGACGAGGCCGACGAAATGCTGCGTATGGGCTTTGCCGAGGACGTCGAGACGATTGCGTCGAGCGCCCCGGATGATCGACTGACCGCACTGTTCAGTGCGACGATGCCCGCTGCCATTGAGAAGGTTGCCCGCGAGCACCTGAAGGATCCGGTCAAGGTTGCGGTTTCCACCGAGTCCTCGACGGTCGACACCATCCATCAGACCTACGCGGTGGTGCCCTACAAGCACAAGATCGGTGCGCTTTCGCGCGTGCTGGCTACCCGCGCCCAGCACATCAAGGAAGGCCAGGAAGAGGCGGACGCCGCCATCGTCTTCGTGCGCACGCGCGCCGATGTCGAAGAGGTGTCGCTGGAGCTCTCGGGCCGTGGATTCCGTGCAGCCGGCATTTCCGGCGACGTCGCTCAGACCGAGCGCGAGCGCATGGTCGAGCGCCTCAAGAACGGCTCGCTCGACGTGCTGGTCGCGACCGACGTGGCCGCCCGAGGCCTCGACGTCGAACGTATCTCCCTCGTCGTCAACTTTGACGTTCCGCGTGAGCCCGAGGCCTACGTCCACCGCATCGGTCGCACCGGCCGTGCGGGCCGTGAGGGCCGCGCGCTGACGTTCTTCACCCCGCGTGAGCACGGCCGTCTGCGCCGCATCGAGAAGCTGACGGGCACCGAGATGGAAGAGGTCGAGATTCCCTCGCCTGCAGCCGTCTCCGAATTCCGCGCCAGCCGTCTGCTCGAGGGCCTGTCCGCTCGTATTGAGCGCGGCCGTCTCGACATGTACAAGCGTCTGCTCGCCGACCTCGGCGATGAGATCTCCGTCGAGGACATCGCCGCCGCCCTCATGGCGACGGCCGTCGGCGACGAGGGCCCGGCCCCGCGCGTCGAGAAGGATCGCCGTGGCAACGGGAAGATCCGCCGCGAGGAACAGCTGGACGAGTCCGGCGAGTTCGTCGGCGCCACTTTCGAGGCTGGTCGCGACAAGGACCGCCCGCTCAAGGGCGGCGCGAACGGAGCTCGTCGTCGCGGTGGCGGCCGCCCGGCACCCGGCTCCGGTACCCGCTACCGCATCGAGGTGGGCAAGAAGGACCGCGTCAAGCCCGGTTCGATCGTTGGCGCCATTGCTGGCGAGGGCGGCATCGACGGCCGCGACATCGGCAACATCGAGATCTACCCGACCTTCTCACTGGTCGACATCACCGCGGACCTGTCCAGCGAGCAGCTGTCCCGTATCTCCAAGGGATACGTGTCTGGCCGCCAGCTGCGCATCCGCGTCGATGAGGGCCCCGGCGGCCGTTCTCACGGTGACCGCGACGGATTTGAGCGCCGTGAGCGCCGCGACTTCGACCGAGATCACCGAGGCCGCGGTGGCTACGGTGATCGAGAGGGCCGCTTCGGAGACCGTGATGAGAAGCGTCCGCACCGCTTCGAAAAGGGCGACGGATCCCGTCCGCGCCGCAGCGTTCGCACCGAGCGTTGGGAGAAGGACATCAAGCGCGCCCGCCGCGAACGCGAGGGTGGCCGCGACGGCGCTTGGGACCGCGACGGAAGCCGCGACGGCGGACGCCGCCACTTCGGCAAGCGTCGTTACGACGACTGA
- a CDS encoding GTPase: MASAAQQLDEMCTLAAPDLDQQTLAHIRDLIDVTAERSEVDPSWCVIGMLGGTGAGKSSLVNALSGGEVVTAGVRRPTTNEACAVLPRGREPQELLGWLDIGRRVEAPQALPGDTVVVDLPDIDSVDARHADIADRLASRVDALVVVVNPQKYADARLHDEWLVRLRSSHASVTVVLTHIDTISVPERDAIEQDLRRLLSERGMADAEVFAVSATSGEGMRTLIKHLTREAERVSRQASRARAALREASRILRESLELTGTVRGLETEGLAAELAGTAADLAGAPIIAEAVADSTLRAGRRAGGWLPLRWLARTGVDPLRRLHLDDESRAEGATTPTLPTRSASDEAAFVNAVRGAVGERAQARPARWRAALVERALSGAREVPDAAHREVAEHIRVSTGAPALCRVLGGAQLLAWLGVVIGVAWIVLVHLGRAVLIDVRVPALGPIPLPTALVALCLLITVLCACASRAFARWTASRRRRVVMRDLRGLCRDAVDRLVVAPLRSEDNRQVTIASFLARLPL, translated from the coding sequence GTGGCTTCGGCTGCCCAGCAGCTTGACGAGATGTGCACCCTGGCAGCACCGGACCTCGATCAGCAGACTCTGGCGCACATTCGCGATCTCATTGACGTGACGGCCGAACGCAGCGAGGTCGACCCGTCCTGGTGCGTTATCGGCATGCTGGGAGGCACGGGTGCCGGCAAGTCCTCCCTCGTCAACGCGCTGAGTGGGGGAGAGGTCGTCACTGCGGGTGTTCGGCGCCCCACGACGAACGAGGCGTGCGCCGTGCTGCCGCGAGGCCGAGAACCGCAGGAATTGCTGGGGTGGCTGGATATCGGTCGTCGGGTGGAGGCGCCGCAAGCGCTGCCTGGCGACACCGTCGTCGTTGATTTGCCGGACATTGATTCGGTTGATGCACGTCATGCGGACATCGCCGATCGTCTGGCGTCGCGCGTCGACGCGCTCGTCGTTGTCGTCAACCCGCAGAAGTATGCGGACGCGCGTCTGCACGACGAGTGGCTGGTGCGTCTGCGCTCGTCGCATGCCTCGGTGACGGTCGTCCTGACGCACATCGATACCATTTCCGTGCCCGAGCGTGATGCGATCGAGCAGGATCTGCGTCGTCTGCTGAGCGAGCGCGGCATGGCTGACGCCGAGGTATTCGCGGTGTCGGCGACGTCGGGCGAAGGGATGCGCACTCTCATCAAGCACCTGACGCGCGAGGCCGAGCGGGTCTCACGCCAGGCGTCGCGCGCGCGTGCTGCGCTGCGTGAGGCCTCCCGGATACTGCGCGAGTCCTTGGAACTGACCGGCACGGTCCGTGGCCTCGAGACCGAGGGTCTGGCCGCCGAATTGGCTGGCACGGCCGCCGATCTCGCGGGTGCTCCGATCATCGCCGAGGCCGTGGCTGACTCGACGCTGCGTGCCGGACGCCGGGCGGGCGGCTGGCTGCCGTTGCGCTGGCTGGCGCGTACGGGTGTGGACCCGCTGCGCCGCCTACATCTGGACGATGAGTCGCGTGCCGAGGGGGCGACGACTCCGACGTTGCCGACTCGGTCCGCCTCCGATGAAGCTGCCTTCGTCAACGCTGTTCGGGGGGCGGTTGGGGAGCGCGCGCAGGCGCGTCCTGCCCGTTGGCGTGCGGCGCTGGTCGAGCGTGCGCTTAGCGGGGCGCGAGAGGTCCCGGACGCAGCGCATCGTGAGGTTGCGGAGCACATTCGCGTCTCGACCGGAGCCCCGGCGCTTTGCCGTGTGCTGGGTGGTGCCCAGCTGCTCGCCTGGCTGGGCGTTGTTATCGGTGTTGCGTGGATCGTCCTCGTGCACCTGGGCAGGGCTGTCCTCATCGATGTCCGGGTCCCCGCGCTCGGGCCGATTCCGCTTCCGACGGCACTGGTCGCGCTGTGCCTGTTGATCACGGTGCTCTGCGCGTGTGCGAGCCGGGCGTTCGCCCGGTGGACTGCGTCGCGGCGTCGGCGCGTTGTGATGCGTGACCTGCGGGGACTGTGCCGCGATGCGGTCGATCGACTCGTCGTTGCTCCCCTGCGTTCCGAGGACAATCGACAGGTGACGATCGCCTCGTTCCTCGCTCGCCTGCCCCTCTGA
- a CDS encoding dynamin family protein — MSLTAVEAARSLAHALEETLHAIPDGSRGDAERALRRLQDVVLPRLEDADAPVLVVVGGSTGSGKSTLVNSLLGRNVSRAGAVRPTTRRPVLVCAPKARDWFMSDRVLPRLAKSEGSGGDSLDAITIAVEETLWPAVGIVDAPDIDSVEDENRRLAAELLDGADLWVFVTTAARYADAVAWKHLEEAASRGLRVAIVLNRVPAGAAQEIREDLASLARRRGLGEVAIHTVEEQPLSDGRLPAEAIAPIGSYLEEIGRDTEERAAIVRRSLSGAVASSLEETTRALEAARQRNREFEAAAGDIEQLVSSYAREVSSSSSDDVLRGEVSARIAEVLGSWDMSKTVSRVFSGLSSRVMGALRGQAAPDVQVQRDLTGGLAQRLADQYHRAWGESLRRARIVVDTSSFDELLDVDAAEQRARTVAQEWTREVTQIIRGQAESSRVSGRMLAGGINVVTVSLMVAAFTMTGGLTGVEVGIAGASAALSQTILEAYFGERTVRSLAEQARAALERLAAESLSDVVAPVSASLDRASDKVLIDKLAAAEERAREVLA; from the coding sequence GTGTCCCTCACGGCGGTTGAAGCAGCTCGCTCGCTGGCGCATGCCCTCGAGGAAACGCTCCATGCCATTCCGGACGGGAGTCGTGGCGACGCGGAGCGCGCGCTGCGACGCCTGCAGGACGTCGTGTTGCCGCGCCTCGAGGACGCGGATGCACCTGTGCTCGTGGTCGTCGGTGGCTCGACGGGGTCCGGTAAGTCGACGCTCGTCAATTCGTTGCTTGGCCGAAACGTGAGTCGGGCGGGCGCGGTGCGTCCGACGACTCGGCGCCCCGTGTTGGTCTGCGCGCCCAAGGCACGCGACTGGTTCATGTCGGACCGAGTGCTGCCGAGACTGGCGAAGAGCGAGGGCTCGGGTGGGGATAGCCTCGACGCGATCACGATCGCTGTCGAGGAGACGCTGTGGCCCGCCGTAGGTATTGTGGACGCCCCGGACATTGATTCCGTCGAGGACGAAAACCGTCGCCTGGCTGCGGAGCTGCTCGACGGTGCAGATCTGTGGGTGTTTGTCACGACCGCGGCCCGCTACGCGGATGCGGTGGCGTGGAAGCACCTGGAGGAAGCCGCGAGCCGCGGATTGCGTGTCGCCATCGTGCTCAACCGCGTCCCCGCCGGGGCAGCGCAGGAAATTCGCGAGGATCTGGCCTCGTTGGCTCGCCGGCGTGGCCTGGGTGAGGTCGCGATTCATACGGTCGAGGAACAGCCGCTCAGCGACGGGCGCCTGCCCGCGGAAGCAATCGCGCCGATCGGCTCCTACCTGGAGGAAATCGGACGCGATACCGAGGAACGTGCCGCTATCGTGCGTCGATCGCTGTCCGGGGCCGTCGCCTCGTCGTTGGAGGAGACGACGCGCGCACTGGAGGCTGCGAGGCAACGCAACCGCGAGTTCGAGGCCGCAGCCGGCGATATCGAGCAGCTCGTTTCTTCCTATGCCCGGGAAGTGTCCTCCTCGTCGAGTGATGACGTACTGCGCGGTGAAGTAAGCGCACGCATCGCCGAGGTACTGGGCTCGTGGGATATGTCCAAGACCGTCTCGCGTGTGTTTTCTGGTTTGAGCTCGCGCGTGATGGGTGCACTCCGTGGACAGGCAGCGCCGGACGTTCAGGTGCAGCGCGATCTGACCGGAGGCCTTGCGCAGCGTTTGGCGGACCAATACCACCGGGCGTGGGGTGAGTCCCTGCGCAGGGCGCGTATCGTCGTCGATACGTCTTCGTTCGATGAGCTGCTCGACGTCGATGCTGCGGAGCAGCGCGCACGCACAGTCGCGCAGGAGTGGACACGCGAGGTCACGCAGATCATTCGTGGCCAGGCCGAGTCCTCGCGCGTCAGTGGGCGCATGCTTGCGGGCGGCATCAACGTCGTGACGGTCTCGCTGATGGTGGCCGCGTTTACGATGACCGGTGGTCTCACCGGTGTTGAAGTCGGTATCGCCGGGGCATCGGCCGCCCTGTCCCAGACAATCCTGGAAGCCTATTTCGGCGAACGCACGGTTCGATCGCTGGCCGAGCAGGCTCGTGCGGCGCTCGAACGCCTCGCCGCAGAGTCTCTGTCGGATGTCGTTGCCCCGGTGAGCGCGAGCCTCGATCGGGCTTCCGACAAGGTTCTCATCGACAAGCTGGCGGCGGCCGAGGAGAGAGCCCGGGAGGTGCTGGCGTGA